A part of Stegostoma tigrinum isolate sSteTig4 chromosome 6, sSteTig4.hap1, whole genome shotgun sequence genomic DNA contains:
- the LOC125453056 gene encoding collagenase 3-like, with product MKCFQVPILLILLNSTSVFTLPLSSETSQHDLDFAKQYLKQFYDSSDGLKTSSDDNLRENIMKMQKFFGLRETGELNFETLEIMKRPRCGVHDGLQYNHFAGKLKWSHKNLTYRITNYSPDITPKQVVTAIKAAFKVWSDVTPLKFTRISNGEADLMMSFTPREHGDGYPFDGPNGILAHAFPPGPRLGGDVHFDEAETWSMDSKGYSLFLVAAHEIGHALGMAHSQDVGALMFPTYSYSPIEAFRLLYDDVMGIQALYGSSNNPDRKHHPKTPEKCDPTLSFDAVSTLRGEIMFFKGRFVWRVVPQMRDAILMRTKTVWPDLPINIDASYENFFKGTTLFFKGAQYWAVNGYSILSGYPKTIASLGFPPTVKKIDAAVQIPQAGKTFFFVGNKCWSYNDATGEMDQGYPKLIEDEWHGIGGQVDAAFEQNGSIYFFSGYTMFQYDYYNQRVNDIKYANSAVCNQ from the exons atgaaatgctTCCAGGTTCCAATTCTTCTGATACTGCTTAATTCCACATCTGTGTTTACGTTGCCCTTGTCCTCTGAGACAAGTCAGCATGATTTGGATTTTGCTAAG caatatctcaaACAATTTTATGACTCCTCTGATGGTCTAAAAACAAGTAGTGATGATAATCTAAGAGAGAATATTATGAAAATGCAAAAATTCTTTGGCCTCCGCGAAACTGGTGAGCTGAATTTTGAAACTTTAGAAATCATGAAGAGACCTCGATGTGGGGTTCATGATGGTCTTCAGTACAATCATTTTGCAGGCAAACTCAAATGGTCACATAAGAACTTGACTTACAG GATCACCAACTATAGTCCAGATATTACACCAAAGCAAGTGGTTACAGCTATCAAAGCAGCGTTCAAAGTGTGGAGTGATGTCACACCATTGAAATTCACCAGGATTTCCAACGGTGAAGCTGACCTTATGATGTCCTTCACACCTAGAG AACATGGCGATGGATATCCATTTGATGGCCCTAATGGCATTCTGGCACATGCCTTTCCACCAGGTCCACGACTTGGAGGTGATGTTCATTTTGATGAAGCTGAAACTTGGTCAATGGACTCAAAAG GATATAGCTTGTTCTTGGTGGCTGCTCATGAAATTGGACATGCTCTGGGAATGGCTCATTCTCAAGATGTGGGTGCTTTGATGTTCCCCACGTATTCATATTCACCAATTGAAGCGTTCAGACTACTGTATGATGATGTTATGGGAATACAGGCACTGTATG GTTCATCAAATAATCCTGACCGAAAGCATCACCCAAAGACTCCAGAGAAATGTGATCCTACCCTGTCCTTCGATGCAGTTAGTACACTCCGTGGAGAAATTATGTTCTTTAAAGGCAG GTTTGTTTGGCGTGTTGTCCCACAAATGCGTGATGCAATTCTAATGCGGACAAAAACTGTATGGCCGGATCTCCCCATAAACATTGATGCTTCATACGAAAACTTTTTTAAGGGAACTACACTATTTTTCAAAG GAGCTCAATACTGGGCGGTCAATGGCTACAGCATTTTATCTGGATACCCTAAGACTATTGCTAGTTTGGGTTTTCCCCcaactgtgaagaaaattgaTGCAGCAGTACAAATTCCTCAGGCTGGTAAAACATTCTTCTTCGTGGGAAACAAATGTTGGAG TTACAATGATGCTACAGGGGAAATGGATCAGGGCTATCCAAAATTGATAGAAGATGAATGGCATGGCATTGGTGGCCAAGTGGATGCTGCTTTTGAACAGAATG GTTCCATTTATTTCTTCAGTGGATATACAATGTTTCAGTACGACTACTACAACCAAAGGGTGAATGACATTAAATATGCAAACTCAGCAGTTTGCAACCAATAA